In one window of Deinococcus aquiradiocola DNA:
- a CDS encoding branched-chain amino acid ABC transporter permease: protein MNAQLLLIQVFNGLVNGAFYALLSLGLAVIFGMLRIVNFAHGALYMLGAFGAFALSETLGLGFWPSLIVSPLIVGLIGVILERVLLRRLYGLDHSYNLLLTFGLTLLIQDLVKQVMLSQFAVSSAPYTPPEMLTGVVNLGFVVFPKYRLFVIALSLAVCLVTWYVIERTRVGAVVRAATENPTVTRSFGINVSAWVTAVFGVGVALAGLAGVLAAPIYSVDPYMGAELIITTFAVVVIGGMGSILGSVVVGFAVGVLTAVGAALYPPISNTLVFILMALVLLFRPSGLFGLPEGAR from the coding sequence ATGAACGCCCAGCTGCTGCTCATCCAGGTGTTCAACGGCCTCGTCAACGGCGCCTTCTACGCCCTGCTCAGCCTGGGACTCGCCGTGATCTTCGGCATGCTGCGCATCGTGAACTTCGCGCACGGCGCGCTGTACATGCTGGGCGCCTTCGGCGCCTTCGCGCTGTCCGAAACGCTCGGCCTGGGCTTCTGGCCGTCCCTGATCGTCTCACCGCTCATCGTGGGCCTGATCGGCGTGATCCTGGAACGCGTGCTGCTGCGCCGCCTGTACGGCCTGGACCACAGCTACAACCTGCTCCTCACCTTCGGCCTGACACTGCTCATCCAGGACCTCGTGAAACAGGTGATGCTCAGCCAGTTCGCGGTCAGCAGCGCCCCCTACACCCCGCCCGAGATGCTGACCGGCGTCGTGAACCTCGGCTTCGTGGTGTTCCCCAAATACCGCCTGTTCGTGATCGCGCTCAGCCTCGCCGTGTGCCTCGTCACGTGGTACGTCATCGAACGCACCCGCGTCGGCGCCGTCGTGCGCGCCGCGACCGAGAATCCCACCGTCACCCGCTCCTTCGGCATCAACGTCTCCGCGTGGGTCACGGCCGTGTTCGGGGTGGGCGTGGCCCTCGCCGGACTGGCGGGCGTGCTCGCCGCCCCCATCTACAGCGTCGACCCGTACATGGGCGCCGAACTCATCATCACGACCTTCGCGGTCGTCGTGATCGGCGGGATGGGCAGCATCCTCGGCTCGGTCGTGGTCGGCTTCGCGGTCGGCGTCCTCACTGCCGTCGGCGCGGCCCTCTACCCGCCCATCAGCAACACGCTGGTGTTCATCCTGATGGCGCTCGTGCTGCTGTTCCGCCCCAGCGGCCTGTTCGGCCTGCCGGAAGGTGCCCGGTGA
- a CDS encoding nucleoside deaminase gives MTPLSAPWRAALEEAWTAYGEGSYAIGACIADEHGTVLARGRNRLGAARRVHGAEGSGFVAGHDLAHAEINALLDLRDVPRPECYGWTVHTTVEPCPQCAGAVAMSSIRGVSYAAPDPWAGAADILTDHRYVSRKGMRVSRAPEDVQRAALRLALTSFLREGHDALGHFLQTFHEYAPDVEFAARLHRSRTLDALAERRAPLADALAVLA, from the coding sequence GTGACGCCGCTCTCCGCTCCCTGGCGGGCCGCCCTGGAAGAAGCCTGGACCGCGTACGGCGAGGGCTCGTACGCCATCGGGGCGTGCATCGCCGACGAGCACGGCACGGTGCTGGCGCGCGGACGCAACCGGCTGGGCGCGGCGCGGCGCGTACACGGCGCGGAAGGTTCAGGCTTCGTCGCCGGGCATGATCTGGCGCACGCCGAGATCAACGCCCTGCTGGACCTGCGGGACGTGCCGCGCCCCGAGTGCTACGGCTGGACCGTCCACACCACCGTCGAACCCTGCCCGCAGTGCGCCGGAGCAGTCGCCATGAGCAGCATCCGGGGCGTCAGCTACGCCGCGCCGGACCCCTGGGCCGGAGCGGCCGACATCCTGACGGACCACCGCTACGTGTCCCGCAAGGGCATGCGCGTGAGCCGCGCGCCGGAAGACGTGCAGCGCGCCGCCCTGCGCCTCGCGCTCACGAGTTTCCTGAGGGAAGGCCACGACGCGCTCGGGCACTTCCTGCAGACCTTCCACGAGTACGCGCCGGACGTGGAATTCGCCGCCCGCCTGCACCGCTCCCGCACCCTGGACGCCCTGGCCGAGCGCCGCGCCCCCCTCGCGGACGCGCTGGCCGTCCTGGCATGA
- a CDS encoding branched-chain amino acid ABC transporter permease, translating to MTALPTTARTAARPRARLGWLLLGAALLLALPHFVYPVLALDILAWGLFAVAFDLLFGYAGLLSFGHAAFWGTSAYVTAYALSHGLNVPVSLLAGAASALLLAVPIGFLSVRSYGIYFSMITLAFAQMVSFVALQLTDFTGGENGLQGIPHPNLPGLNFDSNLVRYYFALLVFAAGMAAAYRLVHSPFGRVTQAVRDNEVRAQSVGYAPFRYKFTAFLVSAALAGLAGGLTVFGHGVVSLEVVNWRTSGEVVIMTLLGGTATAFGPLIGAGLVLLLRDYLSTSNFPVGIVTGLVFVLVVLFFRAGVIGTVQNLLRRR from the coding sequence GTGACGGCCCTCCCCACCACCGCCCGCACCGCCGCCCGCCCACGCGCCCGCCTCGGCTGGCTGCTGCTCGGCGCGGCCCTGCTGCTGGCCCTCCCGCACTTCGTGTACCCGGTCCTGGCGCTCGACATCCTCGCGTGGGGCCTGTTCGCCGTCGCCTTCGACCTGCTGTTCGGGTACGCGGGCCTGCTGTCCTTCGGGCACGCGGCCTTCTGGGGCACCAGCGCCTACGTCACCGCGTACGCCCTCTCGCACGGCCTGAACGTCCCCGTCTCCCTGCTGGCCGGAGCCGCCAGCGCCCTGCTGCTCGCCGTGCCCATCGGCTTCCTGTCCGTCCGCTCCTACGGCATCTACTTCAGCATGATCACGCTCGCCTTCGCGCAGATGGTCAGCTTCGTGGCGCTGCAGCTCACGGATTTCACGGGCGGCGAGAACGGCCTGCAGGGCATCCCGCACCCGAACCTGCCGGGCCTGAACTTCGACAGCAACCTCGTCCGGTACTACTTCGCGCTGCTGGTGTTCGCCGCCGGGATGGCCGCCGCGTACCGCCTCGTGCACAGCCCCTTCGGGCGCGTCACGCAGGCCGTGCGCGACAACGAAGTCCGCGCCCAAAGCGTCGGGTACGCCCCGTTCCGCTACAAGTTCACGGCGTTCCTCGTGTCCGCCGCGCTCGCCGGACTGGCGGGCGGCCTGACCGTGTTCGGGCACGGCGTCGTCAGCCTGGAAGTCGTCAACTGGCGCACGAGCGGCGAGGTGGTCATCATGACGCTGCTCGGCGGGACCGCCACCGCCTTCGGCCCGCTAATCGGCGCGGGCCTCGTGCTGCTGCTGCGCGACTACCTGTCCACCAGCAACTTCCCGGTCGGCATCGTGACGGGCCTCGTGTTCGTGCTGGTGGTGCTGTTCTTCCGCGCGGGCGTGATCGGCACGGTCCAGAACCTCCTGCGCCGCAGGTAA
- the groES gene encoding co-chaperone GroES translates to MLKPLGDRVLVEIIEETEQKTAGGLYVPDSAKEKSQRGKVVAVGSGKTLDNGTKVALEVKTGDTVYFAKYGGTEVSLEGKNYSILAERDILAIVE, encoded by the coding sequence ATGCTGAAACCACTAGGTGACCGCGTACTGGTTGAAATCATCGAGGAAACCGAGCAGAAGACCGCTGGTGGCCTCTACGTCCCCGACAGCGCCAAAGAGAAGAGCCAGCGCGGCAAGGTCGTCGCCGTCGGCAGCGGCAAGACCCTCGACAACGGCACCAAGGTCGCGCTGGAAGTCAAGACCGGCGACACCGTGTACTTCGCCAAGTACGGCGGCACGGAAGTGTCCCTGGAAGGCAAGAACTACAGCATCCTCGCCGAACGCGACATCCTCGCGATCGTCGAGTAA
- a CDS encoding GGDEF domain-containing protein gives MARPPILSRPDFETTLAKLAGVPLTLALLDVDHFKNLNDTLGHNEGDRVLRVVERLLTGSLPAGSHVARLGGDEYAAILPETAAETALILFDEIIKHFQMNRDPDWPRTLSLSVGLAGRPAHADSPLELQRAADEALLRAKREGRGRACIYVESKMVLKSNYYPKSQLERLSKLAAALERTEASLLREALDELVEKHRGAL, from the coding sequence GTGGCCCGCCCCCCCATCCTCAGCCGCCCCGACTTCGAGACCACCCTCGCCAAACTCGCCGGCGTCCCCCTCACCCTCGCCCTGCTGGACGTCGACCACTTCAAGAACCTCAACGACACCCTCGGGCACAACGAAGGCGACCGGGTCCTGCGCGTCGTCGAACGCCTGCTGACCGGCAGCCTCCCGGCCGGAAGCCACGTCGCGCGCCTCGGCGGCGACGAGTACGCCGCCATCCTCCCCGAAACGGCTGCCGAAACGGCCCTCATCCTCTTCGACGAGATCATCAAGCACTTCCAGATGAACCGCGACCCCGATTGGCCCCGCACCCTCAGCCTCTCCGTAGGCCTCGCCGGACGCCCCGCCCACGCCGACAGCCCCCTCGAACTGCAGCGCGCTGCCGACGAGGCCCTGCTGCGCGCCAAACGCGAGGGACGCGGCCGTGCCTGCATCTACGTGGAAAGCAAGATGGTCCTCAAGAGCAACTACTACCCCAAGAGCCAGCTGGAGCGGCTGAGCAAACTCGCCGCCGCCCTGGAGCGCACCGAGGCCAGCCTGCTGCGAGAAGCGCTGGACGAGCTGGTGGAGAAGCACCGGGGCGCCCTGTGA
- the groL gene encoding chaperonin GroEL (60 kDa chaperone family; promotes refolding of misfolded polypeptides especially under stressful conditions; forms two stacked rings of heptamers to form a barrel-shaped 14mer; ends can be capped by GroES; misfolded proteins enter the barrel where they are refolded when GroES binds), producing the protein MAKQLVFDEQARRALERGVNAVANAVKVTLGPRGRNVVIEKKFGSPTITKDGVTVAKEVELEDKLENIGAQLLKEVASKTNDITGDGTTTATVLGQAVVKEGLRNVAAGANPLALKRGIEKAVQAAIEEIKKLSVPVEDSDAIKKVAGISANDEQVGEEIANAMDKVGKEGVITIEESKGFDTEVDVVEGMQFDKGYISPYFITSPDTMEAILEDPYILINEKKVSALKDLLPVLEKVAQTGRPLLIIAEDVEGEALATLVVNKLRGTLNIAAVKAPGFGDRRKEMLRDIAAVTGGQVITEDLGHKLENVTMDMLGRAKRIRITKDETTVIDGGGDQKEIEARVGAIKAELDTTDSDYAKEKLQERLAKLAGGVAVIRVGAATETELKEKKHRYEDALSTARSAVEEGIVSGGGTTLLRIIPAVRKAAEALSGDEATGARILIRALEEPARQIAVNAGFEGSVVVNAVINSDLPRYGFNAATGEFVDDMVAAGIVDPAKVTRTALQNAASIGALILTTEAIVSDKPEKAQAGGPQGGGMGDGGMGGMDF; encoded by the coding sequence ATGGCTAAGCAACTCGTATTCGATGAACAGGCCCGTCGCGCGCTGGAACGCGGCGTCAACGCCGTCGCCAACGCTGTCAAGGTCACCCTCGGGCCGCGCGGCCGCAACGTCGTGATCGAGAAGAAGTTCGGCAGCCCCACCATCACCAAGGACGGCGTCACCGTCGCCAAGGAAGTGGAGCTGGAAGACAAGCTCGAGAACATCGGCGCGCAGCTCCTCAAGGAAGTCGCGTCCAAGACCAACGACATCACGGGTGACGGCACCACCACCGCCACCGTGCTCGGCCAGGCCGTCGTCAAGGAAGGCCTGCGCAACGTCGCGGCCGGCGCGAACCCCCTCGCCCTGAAGCGCGGTATCGAGAAGGCCGTCCAGGCCGCCATCGAAGAGATCAAGAAGCTCAGCGTGCCCGTCGAGGACAGCGACGCCATCAAGAAGGTCGCGGGCATCAGCGCCAACGACGAACAGGTCGGCGAGGAAATCGCGAACGCGATGGACAAGGTCGGCAAGGAAGGCGTCATCACCATCGAGGAGTCCAAGGGCTTCGACACCGAAGTGGACGTCGTGGAAGGCATGCAGTTCGACAAGGGCTACATCAGCCCCTACTTCATCACCAGCCCCGACACCATGGAAGCCATCCTCGAAGATCCGTACATCCTGATCAACGAGAAGAAGGTCAGCGCCCTCAAGGACCTGTTGCCCGTGCTGGAGAAGGTCGCGCAGACCGGCCGTCCCCTGCTGATCATCGCGGAAGATGTGGAGGGCGAAGCGCTCGCGACCCTCGTCGTGAACAAGCTGCGCGGCACGCTGAACATCGCGGCCGTCAAGGCCCCCGGCTTCGGTGACCGCCGCAAGGAAATGCTGCGCGACATCGCCGCCGTGACCGGCGGTCAGGTCATCACCGAGGACCTCGGCCACAAGCTCGAGAACGTCACCATGGACATGCTGGGCCGCGCCAAGCGCATCCGCATCACCAAGGACGAGACCACCGTCATCGACGGCGGCGGCGACCAGAAGGAGATCGAAGCCCGCGTCGGCGCGATCAAGGCCGAACTCGACACCACCGACAGCGACTACGCCAAGGAGAAGCTGCAGGAGCGCCTCGCCAAGCTGGCCGGCGGCGTCGCGGTCATCCGCGTCGGTGCGGCCACCGAGACGGAACTCAAGGAGAAGAAGCACCGCTACGAGGACGCCCTCAGCACCGCCCGCTCGGCGGTCGAGGAAGGCATCGTGTCGGGCGGCGGCACCACCCTGCTGCGCATCATCCCCGCCGTCCGCAAGGCCGCCGAGGCCCTGAGCGGCGACGAGGCGACCGGCGCGCGCATCCTGATCCGCGCCCTGGAAGAGCCGGCCCGTCAGATCGCCGTGAACGCTGGCTTCGAAGGCAGCGTCGTGGTCAACGCCGTCATCAACAGCGACCTGCCCCGTTACGGCTTCAACGCCGCGACCGGTGAGTTCGTGGACGACATGGTCGCCGCGGGCATCGTCGACCCGGCCAAGGTGACGCGCACCGCGCTGCAGAACGCCGCCAGTATCGGCGCGCTGATCCTGACCACCGAAGCGATCGTGTCCGACAAGCCCGAGAAGGCGCAGGCCGGCGGCCCTCAGGGTGGCGGCATGGGCGACGGCGGCATGGGCGGCATGGACTTCTGA
- a CDS encoding discoidin domain-containing protein, producing MNTRPSPTASPRSILTRFTLAASVGLLLGACTQQTPAPTATGTPTLGALATCGTTNLALNRPATASTTENAGTPASAAVDGNAGTRWSSAFTDPQWLQVDLGSVQNLCQVTLNWEAAAGKAFQIQASNDATTWTTLYSTTSGTGGVQTVPVTGSGRYVRMYGTQRTTAYGYSLWEMTVNGVAGTPTLPTSDTPNFGPNVKIYDPAVPAATIQADLDSAFNAWNQNAGAQFGSQRYTFLFKPGTYGRVWANVGFYTHLGGLGLNPDDVTINGAINVDSGWNAGDTANATQNFWRSAENLSVVPEGGTDRWAVSQAAPMRRVHVRGALTLGPSNYGYASGGYLADVRVDGQVSSSSQQQWYTRDSSLGSWTGGVWNMVFSGVQGAPAQTFPNPPSTTLATTPVSREKPYLYIDSAGKYRVFLPSLRTNAAGATWPNTPGTSLPLSTFYVAKPSDSAATLNQALTQGLNLFFTPGVYHLNQTLNVTRANTVIYGLGFPTLIPDGGVNAIQTADVDGVNISGLLFDAGTTNSAALLTVGTAGSHVSHATNPSSVQDVYFRIGGAVAGKATTSLIVNSDHTLVDHIWAWRADHGTNPTGWTVNTADTGMIVNGNGVLATGLFVEHYQKYEVVWNGQGGKTIFFQNENPYDVPDQATWRSGANGYAAYKVADTVTTHEGWGMGVYSYFNVNPGVHVDRGFEVPNTAGVKFHDVFTVSLGNVGTIDHVINTTGPVAPQPGTNTAPSNVVSYP from the coding sequence ATGAACACACGGCCTTCCCCCACCGCCTCGCCCCGCAGCATCCTCACGCGGTTCACGCTCGCCGCCAGCGTCGGCCTGTTGCTCGGCGCGTGCACCCAGCAGACGCCCGCCCCGACCGCCACCGGCACACCCACCCTCGGCGCGCTGGCGACGTGCGGCACCACGAACCTCGCCCTGAACCGCCCCGCCACCGCGTCCACCACCGAGAACGCCGGTACGCCCGCCAGTGCCGCCGTGGACGGCAACGCGGGCACCCGCTGGTCCAGCGCCTTCACGGACCCGCAGTGGCTGCAGGTGGACCTGGGCAGCGTGCAGAACCTCTGCCAGGTCACCCTGAACTGGGAGGCGGCCGCCGGGAAGGCTTTCCAGATCCAGGCGTCGAACGACGCCACCACCTGGACGACGCTGTACAGCACCACCAGCGGCACGGGCGGCGTGCAGACCGTCCCCGTCACGGGCAGCGGCCGCTACGTCCGCATGTACGGCACGCAGCGCACCACCGCGTACGGGTACTCGCTGTGGGAGATGACCGTGAACGGCGTGGCGGGCACCCCCACCCTCCCCACGTCGGACACGCCGAACTTCGGGCCGAACGTCAAGATCTACGACCCGGCCGTGCCTGCCGCGACCATCCAGGCGGACCTCGACAGTGCCTTCAATGCCTGGAACCAGAACGCGGGCGCGCAGTTCGGCAGTCAGCGCTACACGTTCCTGTTCAAGCCCGGCACGTACGGGCGCGTGTGGGCGAACGTCGGCTTCTACACGCACCTCGGCGGGCTGGGCCTCAACCCGGACGACGTGACCATCAACGGCGCGATCAACGTCGACAGCGGCTGGAATGCCGGAGACACCGCCAACGCCACGCAGAACTTCTGGCGGAGCGCCGAGAATCTCTCCGTCGTGCCCGAAGGCGGCACCGACCGCTGGGCCGTGTCGCAGGCCGCCCCCATGCGGCGCGTGCACGTCAGGGGCGCCCTGACGCTCGGGCCGAGCAACTACGGGTACGCGAGCGGCGGGTACCTCGCGGACGTGCGGGTGGACGGGCAGGTCAGCTCGTCGTCGCAGCAGCAGTGGTACACGCGCGACAGCAGCCTGGGCAGCTGGACGGGCGGCGTGTGGAACATGGTGTTCTCCGGCGTGCAGGGCGCCCCCGCGCAGACCTTCCCGAACCCGCCCAGCACCACGCTCGCCACCACGCCCGTCTCGCGCGAGAAACCCTACCTGTACATCGACAGTGCCGGGAAGTACCGCGTGTTCCTCCCCAGCCTCCGCACGAACGCCGCCGGGGCCACGTGGCCCAACACGCCCGGCACCAGCCTGCCCCTGAGCACGTTCTACGTCGCGAAACCCAGCGACAGCGCCGCCACCCTGAACCAGGCGCTCACGCAGGGCCTGAACCTGTTCTTCACGCCCGGCGTGTACCACCTGAACCAGACGCTGAACGTCACGCGCGCGAACACCGTCATCTACGGCCTGGGCTTCCCGACCCTCATCCCGGACGGCGGCGTGAACGCCATCCAGACGGCCGACGTGGACGGCGTGAACATCTCCGGCCTGCTGTTCGACGCGGGCACCACCAACAGCGCCGCCCTCCTCACGGTCGGCACGGCCGGATCGCACGTCAGTCACGCCACGAACCCCAGCAGCGTGCAGGACGTGTACTTCCGCATCGGCGGGGCCGTGGCAGGCAAGGCCACCACCAGCCTGATCGTGAACAGCGACCACACCCTCGTGGACCACATCTGGGCGTGGCGCGCCGACCACGGCACCAACCCCACCGGCTGGACCGTCAACACCGCCGACACCGGCATGATCGTGAACGGCAATGGCGTCCTCGCGACCGGGCTGTTCGTCGAGCACTACCAGAAGTACGAGGTGGTGTGGAACGGCCAGGGCGGCAAGACCATCTTCTTCCAGAACGAGAACCCCTACGACGTGCCGGACCAGGCCACGTGGCGCAGCGGCGCGAACGGCTACGCCGCGTACAAGGTCGCCGACACCGTCACCACGCACGAAGGCTGGGGCATGGGCGTGTACTCGTACTTCAACGTGAATCCCGGCGTGCACGTCGACCGCGGCTTCGAGGTGCCGAACACCGCCGGCGTGAAATTCCATGACGTGTTCACCGTGTCCCTCGGGAACGTCGGCACCATCGACCACGTCATCAACACCACCGGCCCCGTCGCGCCGCAACCCGGCACGAACACCGCGCCCAGCAACGTGGTCAGCTACCCCTGA
- a CDS encoding NUDIX hydrolase, with translation MSRWAGPTNLSPGLERTGRACACVLHEGRVLMIGVGGGRWSLPGGGIEPGETAAGAAVREAWEEAGAHVAVEGTGFAVTSPRSGMASLIFLARLTRQEPSPEGRDCLWVDPTQSPWCDDDQLAPALAVLRERGWL, from the coding sequence GTGAGCCGCTGGGCCGGACCGACGAACCTCTCGCCCGGCCTGGAGCGCACCGGGCGCGCCTGCGCCTGCGTGCTGCACGAGGGCCGGGTGCTCATGATCGGGGTCGGCGGGGGCCGCTGGAGCCTGCCGGGCGGCGGCATCGAACCCGGCGAGACGGCAGCGGGCGCGGCCGTGCGGGAAGCCTGGGAGGAAGCGGGCGCCCACGTGGCCGTGGAGGGCACAGGCTTCGCGGTCACCTCACCCCGCAGCGGCATGGCCAGCCTGATCTTCCTGGCCCGCCTGACCCGCCAGGAACCCAGCCCGGAAGGCCGAGACTGCCTCTGGGTCGATCCCACACAGTCGCCCTGGTGCGACGACGATCAGCTGGCCCCGGCGCTGGCGGTCCTGCGCGAGCGGGGCTGGCTGTGA
- a CDS encoding glycosyl hydrolase → MRARSAPARPPRPAPPTLTAPLLALLLGACSAPSSPATLQPHTPGTAATVSALTVSTQATRSAKRGVAYDLASTADATALSPGVGWWYNWSPTPNPGATGTGMEFVPMLWNGTFDTATAETQIRALGTPKNLLVLNEPNLTDQANLTPAQAAALWPRYEQVARDTGVNLVGPAMTWGTMPNYQDPVAWLDAFYAAYRNANGGRDPRIDALAFHWYDYGLAAQLDRLKKYGKPLWVTEFANWHAQQDGAQIDTPARQLAQQNDMVATLEGRSDVLRYAWFTGRWPNDTHATSLLAGSGQLTPLGQNYLNLPAAPAPCGAANIALNRPATASSSESAGTPASAAVDGNAGTRWSSAFADPQWLQVDLGSVQPLCGVTLQWEAAYGKAYQLQTSDDARTWTTVYSTASGTGGTQALNFTGSGRYVRVLGTQRATTYGYSLWELQVRRTN, encoded by the coding sequence ATGCGTGCACGCTCCGCCCCGGCCCGTCCGCCCCGACCCGCCCCGCCGACGCTGACGGCGCCGCTGCTCGCCCTGCTGCTCGGCGCGTGCAGCGCCCCGTCTTCTCCTGCCACCCTCCAGCCGCACACGCCCGGCACGGCAGCCACCGTCAGCGCACTCACCGTCAGCACGCAGGCCACCCGCAGCGCCAAACGCGGCGTCGCCTACGACCTCGCCAGCACGGCCGACGCGACCGCCCTCTCGCCCGGCGTCGGCTGGTGGTACAACTGGAGCCCCACCCCCAACCCCGGCGCGACCGGAACCGGCATGGAATTCGTCCCGATGCTCTGGAACGGCACCTTCGACACCGCCACCGCCGAGACCCAGATCCGCGCCCTCGGCACCCCGAAGAACCTGCTCGTCCTGAACGAACCGAACCTCACGGACCAGGCGAACCTGACGCCCGCACAGGCCGCCGCCCTGTGGCCCCGCTACGAGCAGGTGGCGCGCGACACCGGCGTGAACCTCGTCGGACCCGCCATGACGTGGGGCACCATGCCGAACTACCAGGACCCGGTCGCGTGGCTGGACGCCTTCTACGCCGCGTACCGCAACGCGAACGGCGGACGCGACCCGCGCATCGACGCACTCGCCTTCCACTGGTACGACTACGGCCTCGCCGCGCAGCTCGACCGCCTGAAAAAGTACGGCAAGCCCCTGTGGGTCACGGAATTCGCGAACTGGCACGCGCAGCAGGACGGCGCGCAGATCGACACGCCCGCCAGACAGCTCGCGCAGCAGAACGACATGGTCGCCACGCTGGAAGGCCGCAGCGACGTGCTGCGCTACGCGTGGTTCACGGGCCGCTGGCCCAACGACACGCACGCCACCAGCCTCCTCGCCGGGAGCGGACAGCTCACCCCGCTCGGCCAGAACTACCTGAACCTTCCCGCCGCCCCCGCACCGTGCGGCGCGGCGAACATCGCCCTGAACCGCCCCGCCACCGCGTCCAGCAGCGAGTCGGCTGGTACGCCCGCCAGTGCCGCCGTGGACGGCAACGCGGGCACCCGCTGGTCCAGCGCCTTCGCGGACCCGCAGTGGCTGCAGGTGGACCTGGGCAGCGTGCAGCCCCTCTGCGGCGTGACCCTCCAGTGGGAGGCCGCGTACGGGAAGGCCTACCAGCTGCAGACCTCGGACGACGCCCGTACCTGGACGACCGTGTACAGCACCGCCAGCGGCACCGGCGGCACGCAGGCCCTGAACTTCACGGGCAGCGGCCGCTACGTGCGCGTACTCGGCACGCAGCGCGCCACCACGTACGGGTACTCGCTGTGGGAACTGCAGGTGCGCCGCACGAACTGA